A single genomic interval of Pyrus communis chromosome 7, drPyrComm1.1, whole genome shotgun sequence harbors:
- the LOC137738873 gene encoding basic blue protein-like: MGRTNTVLLVLVFAALFTKETLAAQHVVGGSQGWEESTDLNSWASGEKFKVGDQLVFKYTSGLHSVVELPNESAYKSCNTGNALDSKSSGNDVVKLTKAGTRYFACGTLGHCGQGMKMKITTVAGNAPSSPSSSAAAPSSSSSSSSSSSSSSSLHSVTSLFGIAALSVPLLLSMF; this comes from the exons ATGGGGCGTACGAACACAGTTTTGTTGGTGTTGGTTTTTGCAGCTTTGTTCACAAAGGAAACCTTGGCAGCACAGCATGTTGTTGGGGGAAGCCAAGGCTGGGAGGAATCCACAGATTTGAACTCATGGGCGTCCGGCGAGAAATTTAAGGTTGGCGATCAACTTG TTTTTAAGTACACCTCGGGTCTGCATAGTGTGGTGGAGCTACCAAACGAGAGCGCCTACAAGAGCTGCAACACCGGCAATGCCCTAGACTCCAAGTCTAGCGGCAATGATGTGGTGAAACTGACCAAGGCCGGCACACGATATTTTGCTTGTGGCACTTTAGGCCACTGCGGCCAAGGCATGAAGATGAAGATCACTACTGTCGCCGGAAACGCACCTTCTTCACCGTCGTCTTCTGCAGcagctccttcttcttcttcttcttcttcttcttcttcttcttcttcttcttccctgcaTTCTGTCACTTCATTGTTTGGGATTGCTGCATTATCTGTCCCCCTTCTGCTTTCCATGTTTTAA
- the LOC137740967 gene encoding triacylglycerol lipase 2-like, producing the protein MAAVWASFCFLLSLAALSPHRAHGSTWDSLFGRKHGAAAAPTVGICASSVVVYGYPCQEFDVTTQDGYILSVQRIPEGRGKGSGGGSGGGIKKPPVLIQHGVLVDGVTWLLNSPDRNLPLILADDGFDVWIANTRGTRFSRRHTSMDPRDPKFWNWSWDELAAFDLPAVFDFVYGKAGQKINYVGHSMGTLFVLASLSEGKLVDQMKSAALLSPIAYLSHMNTALGVAAAKAFVGEITTLFGLAEFNPKGDPAAEFLKALCAYPGVYCYDLLQAVTGKNCCLNSSTIDLFLENEPQSTSTKNMVHLAQTVRDGKLAKYNYGRPDLNLMHYGGFNPPVYNLSNIPHDLPLFLSYGGQDALSDLRDVARLLDSLKLHDVGKLTVQYIENYAHADFIMGLNAKDIVYNQVTAFFKQQH; encoded by the exons ATGGCAGCAGTCTGGGCGAGCTTCTGCTTCCTACTATCGCTTGCAGCACTTTCACCTCATCGAGCGCACGGCTCCACTTGGGATTCACTATTCGGCCGCAAACACGGTGCTGCGGCCGCCCCGACGGTTGGTATATGCGCGTCGTCGGTGGTTGTGTACGGCTACCCATGCCAGGAGTTTGAC GTGACAACTCAAGATGGTTATATATTGAGTGTGCAAAGGATTCCGGAAGGTCGCGGGAAAGGCAGTGGTGGCGGCAGCGGCGGCGGGATTAAGAAGCCACCGGTCTTAATTCAGCATGGTGTCCTTGTG GATGGAGTCACCTGGCTCTTGAATTCTCCGGACAGAAATCTGCCGTTGATTCTGGCGGACGACGGATTTGATGTGTGGATTGCTAACACCAGAGGGACCAGGTTCAGCAGGCGACATACTTCCATGGATCCCCGCGATCCG AAATTTTGGAATTGGTCTTGGGATGAACTGGCGGCTTTTGATCTACCAGCAGTGTTTGATTTCGTGTATGGCAAGGCAGGACAGAAGATCAATTATGTTGGCCATTCCATG GGAACTTTATTTGTATTGGCATCGTTATCAGAAGGGAAACTGGTGGACCAGATGAAATCAGCAGCCTTGCTAAGCCCCATTGCTTATTTGAGCCACATGAACACTGCACTTGGTGTGGCTGCTGCCAAAGCCTTTGTTGGTGAG ATCACTACGCTTTTCGGACTTGCGGAGTTCAACCCGAAAGG GGACCCAGCGGCTGAATTTCTGAAAGCTCTATGTGCTTATCCAGGAGTTTACTGCTATGACTTACTACAAGCAGTTACTG GCAAAAACTGCTGTCTCAATTCTTCCACCATTGATCTCTTCTTGGAGAATGAGCCTCAGTCAACATCCACCAAGAACATGGTGCACTTGGCTCAAA CCGTACGAGATGGGAAGTTGGCAAAATATAACTACGGCAGACCAGACTTAAACTTGATGCATTATGGCGGATTTAACCCTCCAGTTTACAACCTCTCCAACATTCCCCATGACCTTCCTCTGTTCCTCAGCTACGGCGGCCAAGACGCGCTCTCCGATCTTCGCGACGTGGCGCGCTTACTGGATAGTCTAAAACTTCACGATGTGGGGAAGCTCACTGTTCAGTACATAGAGAATTATGCACATGCAGATTTCATCATGGGGTTGAATGCTAAGGACATTGTGTATAATCAAGTGACTGCATTTTTCAAGCAGCAACACTGA
- the LOC137739362 gene encoding uncharacterized protein At3g27210-like has protein sequence MGSCVSVHKDADSVMKLRLSIGSKTDNKLVIPPFPAEDDKLTANIDRQIADLPLKSQWSSSLSAAAAATTTTTFRDYGSKEDSFFDTRPWLDSDCEDDFYSVNGDFTPSRGNTPVHHNLPAGSSPINKTPFENRTPVSIPVPSPTPTEKKKKLLELFQESFKDDEYANNEVKPPTALSLPPKSVNGTNSVCSSERTTNGDVQTEIETGKPFRASPCCLPSLVSCRSSSHRKKMSPTIPVGDKA, from the exons atgggTTCATGTGTTTCGGTTCATAAGGACGCAGATTCCGTCATGAAGCTCCGTCTTTCAATCGGGTCCAAAACTGATAATAAGCTCGTCATCCCACCATTCCCAGCCGAGGATGATAAACTCACCGCCAATATTGACCGTCAGATCGCCGATCTTCCTCTTAAATCTCAATGGTCGTCCTCTCTCtctgccgccgccgccgccaccaccaccaccaccttccgGGACTACG GTAGTAAAGAGGATTCCTTTTTTGATACCCGGCCGTGGTTGGACTCGGACTGTGAAGATGATTTTTACAGTGTGAATGGCG ATTTTACTCCATCTCGCGGCAACACTCCCGTCCATCACAACTTACCCGCTGGTTCCTCTCCAATCAACAAAACTCCTTTCGAGAACAGAACTCCTGTTTCCATTCCTGTTCCATCTCCAACACcaacagaaaagaagaagaaattactTGAACTTTTTCAGGAGAGCTTCAAAGATGATGAATATGCGAACAATGAAGTAAAGCCGCCAACTGCACTTAGCCTCCCTCCAAAGTCTGTCAATGGAACTAATTCCGTGTGTAGTAGTGAGAGGACAACAAATGGAGACGTTCAAACTGAGATTGAGACGGGGAAACCATTTAGGGCCTCGCCATGCTGCCTTCCAAGCTTAGTTTCTTGCCGCAGCTCGAGTCACAGGAAGAAGATGAGTCCTACCATTCCTGTAGGTGATAAAGCTTGA
- the LOC137740130 gene encoding ribulose-phosphate 3-epimerase, cytoplasmic isoform-like, translated as MGVAAKIAPSMLSSDFANLASEAERMLKCGADWLHMDIMDGHFVPNLTLGAPVIQSLRKHTKAYLDCHLMVTNPLDYVEPMGKAGASGFTFHVEVSKDNWQELVQRIKSKGMTPGVALKPGTPIEEVYPLIEGENCVEMVLVMTVEPGFGGQKFMPEMMEKVRTLRQRYPLLDIEVDGGLGPSTIDAAASAGANCIVAGSSVFGAPEPATVISLLRSSVEGVQQKS; from the exons ATGGGTGTGGCGGCGAAAATAGCACCGTCGATGCTGTCGTCGGACTTCGCCAATTTGGCATCGGAGGCCGAGCGCATGCTCAAATGCGGCGCCGATTGGCTCCACATGGACATCATG GATGG GCACTTTGTCCCGAATTTAACACTCGGTGCTCCGGTCATTCAGAGTTTGAGAAAGCACACAAA GGCGTATCTTGATTGTCACCTTATGGTCACAAATCCACTTGATTATGTCGAACCTATGGGAAAAGCCGGTGCTTCAGGTTTTACATTTCATGTTGAAGTATCTAAAG ACAATTGGCAAGAACTTGTTCAAAGAATTAAGTCCAAGGGCATGACGCCAGGTGTGGCATTAAAGCCCGGAACGCCAATTGAAGAAGTTTATCCTCTG ATAGAAGGTGAAAATTGTGTGGAAATGGTTCTTGTTATGACGGTAGAACCTGGGTTCGGGGGACAAAAGTTCATGCCGGAAATGATGGAGAAGGTGCGCACACTAAGACAAAGGTACCCTTTGCTAGATATAGAG GTAGATGGTGGCTTAGGGCCTTCAACGATTGATGCGGCAGCTTCAGCTGGAGCCAACTGCATAGTTGCAGGCAGTTCCGTGTTTGGAGCCCCTGAGCCTGCAACAGTAATATCCCTTTTGAGAAGTAGCGTTGAGGGAGTTCAACAAAAAAGTTGA